Below is a genomic region from Biomphalaria glabrata chromosome 3, xgBioGlab47.1, whole genome shotgun sequence.
tattaatataaattataataataatattactaTAATTACTACTTCGTGACTTTTGTCTCTGCCATCTCTGGTCTTTCCGAatgtatctagattctagtatttttttattttgtttttaatttgatcATCTTTGATGTCGTTGATGATTGAAATATTGATCATGGGTGGGactaaaaatagtaaaaatgcctattttttttattactacatctactactagatctagatctactttgtcACACTTAGTCGTCTTAGTTTGTGACTTTTGTCTCTGGCGACTCTGTCTCTGGTCTCTCCGAATCCGTGAATGTATCTAGATTTTAGTATTTTTTCTTCAATAATAAACATAAtggttttagatctagatcttaatgaTGACTAATTTAAGAAACTGGTATAGGCCTAGTGgcctacatattctaatatATCTTTACGTTCTCAGATACTATATATTAACTTGAcatgttcaaaataataaagatGTTTACAATGTTTCAAAAAATGCAGGTTGATCTCCCTTGTTTATATTGggcttaaattattttttttttaaacaagagttAAAGCTGTCACCTTAGgtgttttatagatctagatttttgagtttgatcagtggttcccaaacattttatCTCGTATACCCCTAGGCCCTAGCCAAGCATTCCAGTTTTTGGTAGACCTTTACTTAGCTTATAATGCATTATTGAAAATTCATCAGcttcaaatgtatttttcagCGATTTCTAAGtcgtatatatttattaatgaaattcaaattaaaacatagcagaataaaattttatatttaatacgaAAATTcaccaagcaaaaaaaaaaaaaaaaaaaaaacatattggtGGGCTGCTTCAAATCTTTCTCAGATTTTTGTATCGGCTCATGttagccttttttaaaattaaacttaatttaaaccgctctttattttttaactatGACAAATATTGCGTCGTTGACACCAGGCAAATGAATTTCTGAGATTCATGATGCAGGAAAACGCCTGGGACAGGGGGTTCTTCTAGACCCCTTAGCTGACTTAGGAGAGATCCAAGCGAACATGTTTTTGGTTGGTTTGGGCGAGGGAATAACTagcaaaagtttgaaaaaaaaaacaacgctgaACTACAATATTATGGAGTTAACAAAAACACCCTTTTTTCTGGCATAGTCAAATGTTTTAGGAGAAAGAGGAGAAATTCTGAGAAATACACATTTAGTATATCAACTGTAtatattaaaatcaaatataaagTGAAAATATTAACTCTATATATTTAagtcaaatataattttaaatggaCAGATCAATTGTGTATTTCCATGTAAAACTACAAAGTGGAGATATCAACTGTATATTTCCATCGCAGATCATAGTTAGAAATGGTTGATTTCCTGAAAAAAGTTCCTTTGATTTGCATCCTGCTTTCAGAACGATCGCCAACCATCAAGATCAACTTAAATGCTAGACCACCAGGATCTCTAGTCACAGTTGACAGGTCAGACTCCAGTAATAGACCTTGTATTACTACTCGCTCTTCCCCACATTCAGTAATCTTTGCATCTTCACAGCCGCAATCAACAACCCACTTCATTATCTTTTCACATGCTGATTGTCCACTGACAAAGTCTGAAGATTTGCTTTGTAATAATGTTAAACTAGCAGCTGTGGAATAGTTTAGTTGAGAatatgtttctgttttatttgaaCACGTTTCTGTGATTTTGACGTCGCTTGTGTTTTGACCTCCGGTAATTACCTCTTGTACTGCAACATTAATCAATGAAATGTTCTCACGCTTGACTTTGGATTTAGGACTGCTTAAATGTAATCGTCTGGCATACGAAGCTTCTCTCAGATACTCTTCTTGCAGCTCTTTATTAACAGCACACAGACCCGCACTGGAACACAAAGCAGCGAATGAAGAAGCTGAAGTAGGAAATGTTGGCACTAAAGGCAAAATTAGCTGTGCTCTCAAAACCTCGGCAAGCCAAACTGGTAACTGGTTATCAGTTGTGGGCTGAAAACGTTTGTGTAGAATGTCGTAATGGCAAGAAGTGATCAGGCGATCTACTATGTCCAGGTAGCTTTCAAGAGCTTTTCGTTTTTTCTTAATTGCCTGAAGCCGGGTTTGCATAGTCTCTTCTGATGTATTTCTTTTCTGCTTATTTTGATTCTCCAGACAACAATGTTCACTGACGCAAGCACGGCACCATTTTTGAAAACtgtagaacaaaacaaaaaaaaagtatttaatttcaaacttGTAACACTAGCTAGTCTGCTACATTGCTTGCCTATTATAGAAGCCGGCTGTTTACATTGATGATAGGCCTAAGACTACCAGCGCTCGGCCATTACGTGTGCCATGAAAGTGCAATAGCCCAGGCAGCCTACAGTtaagaagtagaaaaaaaaattggccctAATTATAGTCTACTTGgaaagttattttataaaagttaCCATAATAGTGGAATattgctattaattttttttattagctatCGTGATTAATACAAAGGCCTtgtgttaaaaaaatacaatgaataaatTGCAAACATTAAgatttcaccttcacctatccattagtctgttgaaccgttgggtaCCATGCATATGTGaccctctttctccattcttaaaTTTTGTCCtgactagaatctctttcaatgacaggcccatccattctttgatgttattTTCCCATCTCTTTCTCCGTCTGGATCTTCTTttctctggtactgttccctaggctgaaggaaggtctttagaAGCTCTGGTCACCTTGTAATAAGGCCATAGGCCTACAGTTTTagttagcgttttttttttaacagttgtCAGCATGCTACCGTGGGGTAGTCCATCTGTTTCGAATCTCCAGggtggttgcctggtcgtgcggtatgcgcgctggactgtcgtttagacttattgatggtcccgggttcgtaCCTTTCCCgctgccattccccgtcgtcctgcgggaggtttggactaggaaattaAGTAACATCcaaacatccgaaacacgtacaaacaaacaacattggtGATGCACTCTTTGTGTGTGCTACATCCATTGCTAGAATCTTCCTCTTTAGTTCAACTGGAAGTAGCATCCATTGCTAGAATCTTCCTCTTTAGTTCAACTGGAAGTAGCATCCATTGCTAGAATCTTCCTCTTTAGTTCAACTGGAAGTAGCATCCATTGCTAGAATCTTCCTCTTTAGTTCAACTGGAAGTAGCATCCATTGCTAGAATCTTCCTCTTTAGTTCAACTGGAAGTAGCATCCATTGCTAGAATCTTCCTCTTTAGTTCAACTGGAAGTAGCATCTAAGATTCGCAATCATAAGAGAATATGGCCATGACCCTAAAAAGCGCATCTGTCTGATTATGTTTAGTTTACTTAAATTCAAGTCTCTAGAATGATGAAACAGTAGAtctttattttagttttgagttaATCAATTTTGATATCTATATGCATTAAATAATGAATTTAGTTCGGAACATTTATTTTGGAAGAGCCCATCAGGTCATAAATAACTCATGAATCTAAATCACATAGAGAGAACATCCAGCAGTGTGACAAAGAAGGGAACGTTGATTAGACCTGAACTTACATTGGGCTTTCTAGATAAATCATCTCACGGAAAGATAAGCATGTCGGTAGATAGGCTGTTAGCATTGGTCAAATTTGATCTTAAACATGTAGAGGTGTTATAGGAAATGCCTGTTTAAAGTAATGTGAGCACCGTTGAACATTGTAAAGTAGGATAGTGGGACTTATTATATACACTAACAAACACTGTATTGCTAAATTTATTCTTGCAAATGATAGGCATATCAGTATATGGCTTTTAATATCACCTCCCCCACCCTTTATTTTTTCCCTGTCAACTAGCGCATTCATTCGACATGTCAGCAGCATATAGGTCTCAGCGGGTTACATTAGCATTGCTGGCCAGACAAAACATACTATTATTTAGGTCTACTATTACACGTATCAACCTTCACCACGTTTTATTTAGGTCTACTATTACACGTATCAACCTTCACCACGTTTTATTTAGGTCTACTATTAGACGTATCAACCTTCACCACGTTTTATTTAGGTCTACTATTAGACGTATCAACCTTCACCACGTTTTATTTAGGTCTACTATTACACGTATCAACCTTCACCACGTTTTATTTAGGTCTACTATTACACGTATCAACCTTCACCACTTTTGATTTAGGTCTACTATTACACGTATCAACCTTCACCACGTTTTATTTAGGTCTATTATTACACGTATCAACCTTCACCACGTTTTATTTAGGTCTACTATTACACGTATCAACCTTCACCACGTTTTATTTAGGTCTACTATTACACGTATCAACCTTCACCACGTTTTATTTAGGTCTACTATTACACGTATCAACCTTCACCACGTTTTATTTAGGTCTACTATTACACGTATCAACCTTCACCACGTTTTATTTAGGTCTACTATTACACGTATCAACCTTCACCACTTTTGATTTAGGTCTACTATTACACGTATCAACCTTCACCACGTTTTATTTAGGTCTATTATTACACGTATCAACCTTCACCACGTTTTATTTAGGTCTACTATTACACGTATCAACCTTCACCACGTTTTATTTAGGTCTACTATTACACGTATCAACCTTCACCACGTTTTATTTAGGTCTACTATTACACGTATCAACCTTCACCACGTTTTATTTAGGTCTACTATTACACGTATCAACCTTCACCACGTTTTATTTAGGTCTACTATTACACGTATCAACCTTCACCACGTTTTATTCAGGTCTACTATTACACGTATCAACCTTCACCACATTTTATTCAGGTCTACTATTACACGTATCAACCTTCACCACGTTTTATTTAGGTCTACTATTACACGTATCAACCTTCACCACGTTTTATTCAGGTCTACTTTTACACGTATCAACCTTCACCACGTTTTATTTAGGTCTACTATTACACGTATCAACCTTCACCACGTTTTATTTAGGTCTACTATTACACGTATCAACCTTCACCACGTTTTATTTAGGTCTACTATTACACGTATCAACCTTCACCACGTTTTATTCAGGTCTACTATTACACGTATCAACCTTCACCACGTTTTATTCAGGTCTACTATTACACGTATCAACCTTCACCACGTTTTATTTTCGACTTCCTTGATTTGATCCATTGTGAGCTTACCGTCGGCTTATTTTCTCTTCCATCAATAGTTCCATTGTTCTCAGTCCTTCATCCTCTGCATTAGGAATCCAGCATTTTGTACTGCCAGCACTCTTTGGTTTGACTGATTGCACTAACGTGAATGGCATGGTTAATacaaatctctagatctagagctgtTAGAATTCCAAATCAATCTGTTATATTCATTTTTGATCAAGCGAATTATGTTCTTTGATACACCGCCGTTGTATTGTCTTATTTAGTCCATCAACGGATATGAATATTACTGTACTGTAAACTATGTTGGAATTTGAGTTAGAGATTATTCAAGATAAATTTCTTCAGATCATTGATCATTCAGttcattgtattatttaaattgttaatgAATTAGCCATATAATGTGCAGTTTACTGAAATAATATACATTAAACTCTAGAACTGAGGTAAATGTGATACTTCagagtgacaagactattacatagacatgttcaaccagacaccagagagtgacaagacttttacatagacatgttcaacaagacaccagagagtgacaagactattacatagacatgttcaaccagacatcagagagtgacaagactattacatagacatgttcaaccagacatcagagagtgacaagacttttacatagacatgttcaacaagacaccagagagtgacaagactattacatagacatgttcaaccaGACATAAAGGAGTGAGaagactattacatagacatgttcaacaagacaccagagagtgacaagactattacatagacatgttcaaccagacatcagagagtgacaagacttttacatagacatgttcaacaagacaccagagagtgacaagactattacatagacatgttcaacaagacatcagagagtgacaagactattacatagacatgttcaaccagacatcagagagtgacaagactattacatagacatgttcaacaagacatcagagagtgacaagactattacatagacatgttcaaccagacaccagagagtgacaagactattacatagacatgttcaaccagacatcagagagtgacaagactattacatagacatgttcaaccagacatcagagagtgacaagactattacatagacatgttcaaccagacaccagagagtgacaagactataacatagacatgttcaaccagacaccagagagtgacaagactattacatagacatgttcaaccagacatcagagagtgacaagactattacatagacatgttcaaccagacaccagagagtgacaagactattacatagacatgttcaaccagacatcagagagtgacaagactataacatagacatgttcaaccagacaccagagagtgacaagactataacatagacatgttcaacaagacaccagagagtgacaagactattacatagacatgttcaaccagacatcagagagtgacaagacttttacatagacatgttcaacaagacaccagagagtgacaagactattacatagacatgttcaacaagacatcagagagtgacaagactattacatagacatgttcaacaagacatcagagagtgacaagactattacatagacatgttcaaccagacatcagagagtgacaagactataacatagacatgttcaaccagacaccagagagtgacaagactattacatagacatgCTCAAAAAGACatcagagagtgacaagactattacatagacatgttcaaccagacaccagagagtgacaagactattacatagacatgttcaacaagacaccagagagtgacaagactattacatagaaatgttcaaccagacatcagagagtgacaagactattacatagacatgttcaaccagacatcagagagtgacaagactataacatagacatgttcaaccagacatcagagagtgacaagactattacatagacatgttcaacaagacaccagagagtgacaagactattacatagacatgttcaaccagacatcagagagtgacaagactattacatagacatgttcaaccagacatcagagagtgacaagactataacatagacatgttcaaccagacaccagagagtgacaagactataacatagacatgttcaacaagacatcagagagtgacaagactattacatagacatgttcaacaagacaccagagagtgacaagactattacatagacatgttcaacaagacaccagagagtgacaagactattacatagacatgttcaaccagacatcagagagtgacaagactattacatagacatgttcaaccagacatcagagagtgacaagactataacatagacatgttcaaccagaaatcagagagtgacaagactattacatagacatgttcaaccagacatcagagagtgacaagactataacatagacatgttcaaccagacatcagagagtgacaagactattacatagacatgttcaaccagacatcagagagtgacaagacttttacatagacatgttcaaccagacatcagagagtgacaagactattacatagacatgttcaacaagacatcagagagtgacaagactattacatagacatgttcaaccagacaccagagagtgacaagactattacatagacatgttcaacaagacaccagagagtgacaagactataacatagacatgttcaaccagacatcagagagtggcaagactattacatagacaAGTTCAACAAGACatcagagagtgacaagactattacatagacatgttcaaccagacatcagagagtgacaagactattacatagacatgttcaaccagacatcagagagtgagtagactattacatagacatgttcaacaagacaccagagagtgacaagactattacatagacatgttcaaccagacatcagagagtgacaagactattacatagacatgttcaacaagacaccagagagtgacaagagtattacatagacatgttcaaccagacaccagagagtgacaagactattacatagacatgttcaacaagacaccagagagtgacaagactattacatagacatgttcaaccagacatcagagagtgacaagactattacatagacatgttcaaccagacatcagagagtgacaagactattacatagacatgttcaacaAGACACCAGATagtgacaagactattacatagacatgttcaaccagacaccagagagtgacaagactattacatagacatgttcaaccagacatcagagagtgacaagactattacatagacatgttcaacaagacaccagagagtgacaagactattacatagacatgttcaaccagacatcagagagtgacaagactattacatagacatgttcaaccagacatcagagagtgacaagactataacatagacatgttcaaccagacatcagagagtgacaagactattacatagacatgttcaaccagacatcagagagtgacaagacttttacatagacatgttcaaccagacatcagagagtgacaagactattacatagacatgttcaaccagacaccagagagtgacaagactattacatagacatgttcaaccagacaccagagagtgacaagactattacatagacatgttcaaccagacatcagagagtgacaagactattacatagacatgttcaaccagacatcagagagtgacaagacttttacatagacatgttcaacaagacaccagagagtgacaagactattacatagacatgttcaaccagacatcagagagtgacaagactattacatagacatgttcaacaagacaccagagagtgacaagactattacatagacatgttcaaccagacatcagagagtgacaagactattacatagacatgttcaacaagacaccagagagtgacaagactattacatagacatgttcaaccagacaccagagagtgacaagactattacatagacatgttaAACAAGACatcagagagtgacaagactattacatagacatgttcaaccaGACACCAGAGAGGgacaagactattacatagacatgttcaaccagacatcagagagtgacaagactattacatagacatgttcaaccagacatcagagagtgacaagactattacatagacatgttcaaccagacatcagagagtgacaagactataacatagacatgttcaaccagacatcagagagtgacaagactattacatagacatgttcaacaagacaccagagagtgacaagactattacataggcatgttcaaccagacatcagagagtgacaagactattacatagacatgttcaaccagacatcagagagtgacaagactataacatagacatgttcaaccagacaccagagagtgacaagactattacatagacatgttcaacaagacatcagagagtgacaagactattacatagacatgttcaacaagacaccagagagtgacaagactattacatagacatgttcaacaagacaccagagagtgacaagactattacatagacatgttcaaccagacatcagagagtgacaagactattacatagacatgttcaaccagacatcagagagtgacaagactattacatagacatgttcaaccagacatcagagagtgacaagactattacatagacatgttcaaccagacatcagagagtgacaagactattacatagacatgttcaacaagacatcagagagtgacaagactattacatagacatgttcaaccagacatcagagagtgacaagactattacatagacatgtttAACCAGACAccagagagtgacaagactattacatagacatgtttAACCAGACAccagagagtgacaagactattacatagacatgttcaacaagacaccagagagtgacaagactataacatagacatgttcaaccagacatcagagagtgacaagactattacatagacatgttcaaccagacatcagagagtgacaagactataacatagacatgttcaaccagacatcagagagtgacaagaatattacatagacatgttcaaccagacatcagagagtgacaagacttttacatagacatgttcaaccagacatcagagagtgacaagactattacatagacatgttcaacaagacatcagagagtgacaagactattacatagacatgttcaaccagacaccagagagtgacaagactattacatagacatgttcaaccagacaccagagagtgacaagactattacatagacatgttcaaccagacatcagagagtgacaagactattacatagacatgttcaaccagacatcagagagtgacaagacttttacatagacatgttcaacaagacaccagagagtgacaagactattacatagacat
It encodes:
- the LOC106079268 gene encoding uncharacterized protein LOC106079268; the protein is MPFTLVQSVKPKSAGSTKCWIPNAEDEGLRTMELLMEEKISRRFQKWCRACVSEHCCLENQNKQKRNTSEETMQTRLQAIKKKRKALESYLDIVDRLITSCHYDILHKRFQPTTDNQLPVWLAEVLRAQLILPLVPTFPTSASSFAALCSSAGLCAVNKELQEEYLREASYARRLHLSSPKSKVKRENISLINVAVQEVITGGQNTSDVKITETCSNKTETYSQLNYSTAASLTLLQSKSSDFVSGQSACEKIMKWVVDCGCEDAKITECGEERVVIQGLLLESDLSTVTRDPGGLAFKLILMVGDRSESRMQIKGTFFRKSTISNYDLRWKYTVDISTL